TTCTCCCCCCTTGATCCGGGCAAAAAAACGGCTTAGGCAGAATCAGGCCTGCCAACCTTTAACTGAGCTGCATACTTGTAAGACAGGTATCGTCACTCTCAAACGTGGAGATCTCGGACGTAGCCTCTTTGCCCTCATGAGTAATGGTCAGCTTGTAGTTCTGATCACGCGGCAGCCATAGGTCGATGAAGCCGTTCGGCTGGGATTTGACGGTCTGGTTCATGATCTCCTTACCGTCCGCGTCTTCGACCGTTACCCCAAAGGATTGGCCAACCATCTCTCCCTGGCAGCCGGTCAGGCTGTGGGTGGCACAGGGATGCGTCTTGTCCAGATAAGGAGCGACCGATAAGAAAAATTCATCCTCCGGCAGCCCATAGACTGCTTCGTTAGAACCGCCGTTGTCCACGATCAGCTGGGTCGAGGTAATCGAAGCGGACTCC
The window above is part of the Paenibacillus sp. FSL H8-0048 genome. Proteins encoded here:
- a CDS encoding CueP family metal-binding protein, coding for MNNKIVAAACAVIAALGIYLYTGSGGTKTTEVATTPGSGQSASQDIKQMVADFSSRTLTAESASITSTQLIVDNGGSNEAVYGLPEDEFFLSVAPYLDKTHPCATHSLTGCQGEMVGQSFGVTVEDADGKEIMNQTVKSQPNGFIDLWLPRDQNYKLTITHEGKEATSEISTFESDDTCLTSMQLS